From the Micromonospora echinofusca genome, the window CGAAGGAGACCGCGAACATGTCGTGCAGCACGAACACCAGCCGCTCGGTGGGGCCGAGGGTCCGCAGCACCACGTCCAGCGCGCGCCCGACCGACTCCGTGAGCATCGCCTCCCGCTCCGGGTCGGCCTCGCCGGCCGCGGCCGTGGTCGACTCGTCGGCGGCCACGTCGGTGGGCCGCTCGTGCCGCACGGCGCTGGAGCCCAGCCGGTCGAGGCAGACCCGCCCGACGGTGGTGGTGAGCCAGCCCGGCAGGTTCTCGATGCCGTCGACGTCGGCGCGGCTGAGCCGCAGCCAGGTGTCCTGGACCGCGTCGTCGGCCTCCGCCCCGGAGCCGAGCATCCGTCGGGCCACGGAGCGCAGCCGTTGGCGCTGCTCCTCGAAGCGCTCGGCGAGCAGGTCGGTGTCGCTCACGGCACCGCCATCCCGGTCGGCCTCCGGCCCTCGTGTGGCCGGGGTCACATCTGTCACATCGCCCCTCCGGCTGTCGACAGCAGGGTGACGAAGAAGGAAGCGCTGCGGCGGGGGCGTCGGCAGCGTAACAGGAAGGACGGCACGCGATGTCCGTACAGGCCCGTATGCAGAACCCCACGACCCTGCTTCCCGATGCCGTGAAGGCGATCAATCTGCTCTACAAGGCGGCCCACTCGGCCGGGGTCCCGGGCAGCACCCTGGAACTGGTCCACCTGCGGGCCAGCCAGATCAACGGGTGCAGCGCCTGCGTCGATTCCGGTGCCCGCAACGCCCGGAAGGCGGGGGAGACCGAGGAGCGGCTGTTCGCGCTGGCCGCCTGGCGGGAGACCCCGTACTTCACCGACGCGGAGCGGGCCGCGCTCGCGCTCGCCGAGTCCGCCACGCGGCTCGCCGACCGGGCCGACCCCGTGCCGGACGAGGTGTGGAACGAGGCCGCCCGGCACTTCGAGGAGAAGGAGCTGGCCGCGCTGGTGCTCTGGCTCGCCACCACCAACTTCTTCAACCGGTTGAACGCGACCACCCGCCAGCCCGCCCCGCAGCACTGGGGCTGAGCGGCCGCCGACCCGGGCGTACGGCGGTACGCCACCGCACGCCCGGGTCGCCGCGTACGGTCGTCAGACGGTGTGCAGCAGCCGGAAGCACTGGAGCAGCACCGGGGTGTCGTCGTCGACGGTGAAGCCCGGATCGCCCAGCTCCGCGCGCACCTCCGCGCTGTGCCAGAACGTCTCGTGCCCGGCCCGCCACTGCGCCACCGACTCGTACCCCTCGCCCTCGTCGAGGGCGTGTCGCAGATCGACGTCGCCGAGCCGGACCGCCCGCACGTCGGTCGTCTCGATCACCGCGACCCGCCGGCCCGCCGAGTCGACCACCGCCGATCGCTGCCCGACCTCGGGCAGCGGCTCGTCCGTCCGCTCGTAGCCGAGCACGAGGCTGGACGTCGAGGTCTTCGCGCCGGACAGGATCGCGGCCACCAACTGGTCCCGCAGCGGCCCCGGGAAGGCGAACTCCGCAGCCGGAAGGTCATCGAGTTCCACGTCGACAGGCTAACCACGTCGCACGGCGGTCGCCTTCCGATCGTCGTGGCGTCGCTCGCCGACCGGTACCCGAGGACTCACCTGGCGGTGGTGCGGCTTGGGCTGCGCAGATCACCGTCCGTCAGGGGCGCTCGATCGTCGGGGCCGGCGATGGCGAAAACGCCTGTCAGTCGGCCTCGGCCCTGCGACGAGAACGGCCCAGGTGCGGCGAGAACGCCGGCGACCTGGGCCGGAAGCTGTGGAGCAGACGACGGGATGGAACCTGCACCGTCAGGTCGAAGAGCGCCTCCCGGCGCTGCGATGCACCGGCCACCAACGGCCCTCGACGCTAACTACCCTTGATGTACGCGATCGTGGGCTTCTCCGAGTTGTACCGGACAAAATGGTCGGTATTGCTGAAGGTGTTGCACCGGTAACTGTCGCCTTCCTGGTCGAAGAAGTCGTAGTCGTAGTGCTCTTCGTTGGAGAATTCCAGCCGATAGGCATAGCCGCCGACTTCTTCCCCCGGCGTGTCGGTATTGGAGTGCAGCTTGTACCGCGAGATGGCCGTCGTGGTCTTGAAACTGGCCTCGGTGGTTATCCAGTCGTTTCCACCAACGGGCCAGTCGCAGCTGATGCCGAAGTCGGTCTTCCCCTCGGGCGCAGCCGATCCGCCCTGGTCCGCGTCGGGTTCGCCGAGGTAGCCCACCTCGTACTTCTTCCCCTTGGCGCTGGTGAACTCCTTCCAGACGATGGCATCCTCGTTTACTTTGACGGCAACCTTCTTCGCCATTTCCCACCTTTTCGACAGGGCGGTTGTTGCTCCGCCTCGACATTCCTGGTGCGCGATCAATGGCCACGATAGGTGAGCGATCGGCAAAGCGACCTGATTTGCTCACTACCGCCTCGGCCTGGCGGTGTTTCGGTACCATGTCCCGGTGCCGTACCGCCCGATCGTGACCGCTGCCGACGGCTGGCGGGCCGAGGTCAGGCGCACGGGATGACCCCTCGGTGGGTGTAGCGACCCTGACCATGACGTCCGGGCCGGGCGCCGCCCAGGTGATCGGCGGGGCACCCGATGGGCGTACCGACGGACGATCCCGCTGTCCGAACCGACCTGGGCACTTACCGTGAGCCGGCGGGCCTCGGGCGTCGCAGTCCCGAGCGTTCGACAGGTGTCGAGTTGCTCGACAGGTGTCGAGTTGCTCGACCGGGGGCGTTTCCCCGACAAGAGACGGGAGATGGAGCGTGCGCGGACTGACAGACAAGGTCGTGCTCGTCACCGGGGGCGGATACAGCCCCGATCAGGTCGGTTCCGGCCTCGGTCAATCCATGTGCGCGGAGCTTGCCAAGGAAGGGGCGAAGGTCGTCGTGTCCGACCTCTCCCTGGAACGCGCCAACGCGACGGTCGACCGGATCCGTGACGCCGGGGGAGACGCGATCGGGGTGGCGGCGGACGTCACCGACGAGGCTTCGGTCCACGGCATGGTGAGCGCCGCCGTCGACGCGTACGGCCACGTCGACGTGCTGGTGAACAACGCCGGCGTGTTCGGCGCCTACCTACCGCTGCTCGACATCGAGACCAGCCAGTGGGAGCGCGTCATGGAGGTCGACCTGAAGGGCGTCTTCCTCGCGACGAAGGCCACGCTTCCCCACATGCTGGAGCGCGGGAGCGGCGTCGTGATCAACGTTTCCTCAGCATCCGGGCTGGTCGCCAGCGAAGTCGGGGCCGAATACACCACGGCCAAGCACGGCGTCATCGGGCTGACGAAGCAGATCGCCTACGACTACGGCCACCGGGGCATCCGCGCCGTGGGCATCGGACCCGGCGTCATCAAGACGGCAGCGTTCGAGGGCGCGGAGATCACCAGCGACTTCCCGTTCTACGACCTGACGATGCAGGCCCCCGCGGGCCGGTACGGCGAACCCCACGAGGTGGCCCGGGCGGTCTGTTTCCTCGCGAGCGACGACGCCTCCTTCATCCACGGCCACACCATCCCGGTGGACGGCGGTTCCCCGATCAGGTGATCCCACCGGCCGGCGCGGTCTGCGGCGCCGCTGCTGCCGGGCCGAGACAGCTGGCTGCGCCCTGCCGGGTCCGGAGCACCGGGATCGTTGCGGGCACCGCAACGGCCGGCAGCGTCGAAGGCTACGACTGCGGCGAGGGCCATGCTGGCGGGGTCGGGTGACTAGCCTGACCGCCGTGACGACCGTCGAGCAGCTTGAGCGGGACATGTGGCCGGACCCCGGCCCCGACGGCACCTCTCTCGTCCGCCGCTGCACCGAGCTACGACGCAAGCCGGTGGCAGAGTTCACGATCGAGGATCTGCGCGTCATGCTCGGCCAGCGTGCGCGGATGGACAACGAACTGTGACGCGGTGACGACCTGACCGTACGGCCTCCCGGGCGACCGGTTCCGTGGACGCGCTGCTGCACAAGGATCACTCCTGGCTGCCGAAGCCTTGGCCACCTTCCTCGCGGCCCCGCACCAGCGGGCTCCCAGCGGCGCGCCCACCGCCGCGACCGCGGCGGCGAACTGATCGACCACGCCGACCGGTTTGCCGAGGGGCGCGCTCACGCCGCGCGGCCCACCAGCCGGCCCCGAACGCCGCCACCGTGCGCCGAAGCCCGCGGCTGGGCGACGGTACGCGCCCTCAGCGGCATCCTCATCGGCGACAACGGCGTCCATGGCAGCCCGGGTCCTGGGAGCCTGGGGACCTTGGAACGGGCGGGTGGGACGGAGAGCGCCTCGGCGACGCGTAGCGACGGCCGGATCCGTGGGTGACGCTCTGACGGTCTGCGGGGAGCTGCGACCTTCGGTCAACCTTTTCCGCCAGTCCAGGGTCTCTCTTTTCGTCGGTGACGCCTAGCCAGGACTGGAGAGTGCAGGTGACGGATGACGGGTTCCGCGCGTTCGTCGAGGTCCGGTACGCGGATCTGCTACGGACTGCGTACCTGCTGACCGGTTCGCGGCACGCGGCCGAAGATCTGGTGCAGAGCGCGCTGATGCGGTTGATGCGCCGCTGGCAGCAGGTCAACGACCCGATGGCCTACGTCCGCCGGACCATGGCCAACGAGCGGATCAGCTTGTGGCACCGGTTCGGTTCCCGGGAGTTGCTGGCCGGGATGACCGACGCCTGGCGGCTGCACGCCGAGCGGGGCCGGAGTTCAGACGTAGCGCACGACATCGCGGTACGGGACGAGGTACTCACCGCATTGCAGGGCCTGCCACCCCGTATGCGGGCTGTGCTGGTGCTGCGCTACTGGGAGGACCTCCCCGAGGCACAGATCGCCCAGGCGCTCGGATGCTCGATCGGCACGGTGAAGAGCCAGGCGTCGCGTGGGATCGCCCGGCTACGTGCGGTGCTGCAGGTCTCGCCGGTCGGTTCATTTCCGTCGGATTGCCAGGCGCTGCCGCTCGACAGCCAGGCGCCGTTGGATGTGGCACCCGTAGCGACGAAATGGAGAGGTGTGAACGATGGACGATGAGATCAAGCAAGCGTTGGCTCGGCTTGCCGAGCCGGTGGTGCCGCGCCCTGACCCGTACCAGCGGTTGCTGGTCCGCGTTCGTCGGCGTCGGCAGCGGCGGGCGGCATTGACCTGCGTGACCGGCCTGATGGCGGTGGCGATGGCGCTGCCGCTCTTCGGTGCGGCCGGGCGGTCGACGCTCACTGGCGTGGCGTCCTCGCCGCCGCCGGCGGCCGGGACATTCCAGCCGGCAAGCTGGATCGACAAGCCGACGGTGCGGCAGTTGCTCAACTCGCCGACCCGAGGGAACCTGGCCGGCGACAAGGCACTGATCGCCGACATCGAGCGGCAGTACCGGAAGGCCCGCGCTGAGCTGCTGGTCGACCCGGCGCTCGATGAGGTGAAGGTGCTGCTCGCACACGACGCACCGGGTGCGCGGGTCGTGGTGGTGGTCTTCCTGGACGAGTCGCACGGACTGCTCCGCCATGGCAGCGGGCAGGCCGGGGCGTCCGTACGGGAACTGCTGAACAAGACCGGCACCCCGGTCGAGCCGCAACCTCTGGAACCGTTGGTCTTTTTCGGCCGACGCATGCCGGTGAACGGTGGCCACATTGCTGATCTCACCGTCGGGCTCGCACCGGCCGGGTGTCTCGTCGAGGCGTCCGCTGACGGTCGGATCCAGCCGGACGGGTCAGTCAGGCGGACCTGGCAGGTGGTCAGTGCCGAAGGTTTTGTGGTCCGGGGGGCGGGCCGCGCGGCCGAACGGTGGCGGTTCACCTGCGACGGTGCGGTGCGGTACGCCGGTCCGGCAGGTGGTGGTCTGGGTGTGATCATCCCGACGGAGCCCGGCACGCCGGTCTCCACCGCCGGTGCGCGCGGTTCGGTGGACGCCACGCTTGCCGCCGCCGCGGTGCACGACCTGCGCAGGGAACTCGATCACCACGGACTCACCGGAGGATCACCTGAGGTGATCTGGGGCGGGCGGCTACCTGCCTGGGTTGCCGGCGCGCCGGTGGCCGCACTGGTGAGTTCCTGCTCGGCCGACGGTGGCTGCGCCGCATTGCTCAAGACCGAGGCCAAAGCACCACCGCGGATGGACTCGGGGTCCCCGCCCGACTACTGGACCGCCACGGGGAGTCCGGCGCTGGCCGTCGTCCAGGTGCCGGGAAAGACAGGCGGCGTGCTGGTCGTGGGGCCGGAACCGGCGGTCCGCGTCGAGTTGCTCGACGGAAAGGGGCGGACGATCGCCAGTGGCCGGCTCGAGACCGGGGTGGGCGCGGTGCGCGTCGATCCTCGAAAGGTAACCAAGGTGAAGATCTTTGACAGGGAGGGCCGGTTCCTACGAACCGAGGCCACACCACGCCTCGACGTCAACCTCGGCGAGCGGTTGGGTGAGCCGACCGTACGGGCCTGGTGATGACAATCCGTCTGGTCCTCCGTCGACAGATGTGCGACGTGCCTCCACCAACTGATCTGCAACACCTCAGCGCGCTGGCTGCGTGAGATCCGGATGCGGAGGGCATACGGCATCGGGCGGTGATGGGTGCCGGCATGCCGAACCTTCTCTGTCCGGACAGACCACACCTCGGTTCAGCCGCTGAATCAACCGGCCTCCCGTGATTGATGGACGCCGGGAGGCTATGCCCTGCTCCAACGTGTCGTCGGCGGGCAGCCATGGACGTCGTTCGAGCCATAGGATCACCGGCACTGCGCCGCCGAGGCAGCAGGGACGCATCCCGGCACGACGCCGTGGAGACAAGGGCGCGGGGTCTTGCAACGCCGTGCCGAACGGGGAGGTACGAGTGAAGCCTTTAGTGAAGGTGCTGACCGCTGCCGCGGTGCTCGCGGCGACGGTGGCGATGCCGGCAGCGCCGGCCGCCGCGGGGGGCACGGGCTGGTGGGCCATGTCCGGCTACCTGGTCAGCAACAGCGGATTCAATCCCAACGAGTCGAACGTGACGGTGCCGACCGTCCCGAACCTCAAGCTCACGTACACCGGCACCCCGGCCCGGACCGGCCAGCGTGCACCGGTCGTCGCCGACGGACTCGTGTACACGCAGGATGACACTGGCGTCACGGCCACCGACGAGGGGACCGGCGCGCAGAAGTGGCGCTTCGAGCCGGACCTCGAGAGGTTCGGGTCGCCTTCGCAGCTCGTCCACACGGCCGGCCGGATCGTCTGGGCGGTGAACGACAGCCCTGCCATGCCTGGCGCCGATTCCACCAAGATCTTCGTGCTCGACGCTGCGACCGGAACGGTGGTCCGGGACTTCCACGACGAGGGCGTGGTCACGCAGATCCTCGTCGACCGGGATGTCGTCGTGGTCTCCGGCGAAAGCCGCTACAGCAGTGACACGCGTGCCTACCGCCTCACCGACGGACAGCTGCTGTGGCAGCGCAACCAGTACATGAAACAGCCGGTCTCGGCTAACGGTCGCGTCCTTGTCTCCGGAACCGGAATGGGCGCCGGACCCCTGACGAGCACCATCGTCGACATCGGCACCGGCAGCATCATCCACACCACTCAGGACCGTGACTACCGGCCGCTCGCGGCGGACGAGACGGGGACCAAGTTCTACGTCGCATGGGGGCACAGCCTGCAGGTCCTCGACGCGACGACCGGCACCCTGACCTGGCTCGCGTCGGGCCTGTACCCGAGGTTCGTGGTGGTCACCCCGACCAGGCTGTATGTCACCTCGACCGAGGGCACCGTCTCCGCGTTGAACCGCAGCACCGGCGCAACGATCTGGAGCCGGAGCATTCCGGAAAGCCAGCACCAGCGGGCGATCATCGCGGGTGGCGTCTTGTACGTCACCGCCAAGAGCGACCGGGTGTACACCCTGAACCCGGTCGACGGCGCCCCGCTGAAAGCGCCGGCGTTCACCGGCGCGGTCGGCCAGCTCGTGGTCACCTACGGCAGGGTGTATGTCACCGACGGCACGAAGCTGACCGTCTACGGCCTCTAGCCTCCGGTCCACGGCACGGCCGGCGCCGCTGGCCCTCAAGATCGGTACGGTTGGAACAAGAACGGCCCAGGCTCGGCGACAACGCCGCTGACCTGGGCCGTTACTGCTGGAGCGGGCGACGGGAATCGAACCCGCACCGTCAGTTTGGAAGATCGTTCTCGGCTGACCTGATCTGTCCGGAACGCCTGGCCAGCGGTGTTGTTGTGCTGCCCGATCATGACCGCTACAGACCGTCTGGGACACCGGTTACTGGCACGTAGCTGGCACGGCTACGCATGGGCACGCGGTTGTCCCGGCGGCATGCGGCTTACCGCCCTCAGATGGCATTTTGGCTGATCTTCGAGGTGCCCCCGGCTGATCCCAGCGAGAACGCATCCAGCGCTGCTTCCGGGCAGAGCAGGTACGCCACAGGTACCGCAAGTTGTGGCTCACGCCATACTTGCCCTCTGCTGCCAGATGAGCGACGAAATGAGGAGGGGAGACACTAGCCGTGGCCAGGCGCAGGTACCGCAAGTCCCAGCCGGTGGAGTTACCAATCCCGCCCCTGATGCCCCGCACGCTCATGGGCAGGTTCCTACGCGAGAGCATGCTGCGCCAGTCATCGGAGAGCGGACCACTCACGGCAAGGTTTTCAGAGTTCAGCTCGCTCGGCTCCGTCCATGTCATGATCGCCGCCTTCCAAATCGCAGTGGATCGACTCTTCGAACCCAACAACGGGCTCAAAGACGTCGGCCTCCTCATATCTGCCATGCAGCGCGCATTCGGCCTGGAGCTGCCTTGGCCGGAGACCGAGGCCCTCATCCGCTTCGAGATGGGTGAGGACGTTGCGATCGAAGACCTCTCGGTTCGCGCCAAGACTTCCGCCATGATCTTGACCCTTGGGGCCTATGCCGACTTCGTGGAGCGGAACGAAGCAGAGGTAGACGCTCTCCTCATCGAAGCCGAGCGAAGAGCCTTCGACCGCGGGCACCATCCGGAGCTTGCGGAGTAGCAGCGGCTGCCGACCGGCGGTACCGGTGGATGCGGTTGTCCGGCGGCGTACGGCTTACCGCCCCCGGCCTCTCGGGCCGGGGACGGCTTGCCGTGTCGACGGCTCTCCTGCGCCTGGTCCCTGGTACCCGGTGGCAAGCCGCGAAGCGGCGCGGCAGCGATCGCCCCGCCCTCGACGGTGGCCAGCCACCCTCGCGATCGTCACGGCCTGGCGGTGGCCGTGTACGGCTGACAGGATGTCGAAATGAACGCTATCCGAAGGGGCTATGCCGCGTAGAAGACCGGCATCGCTTCGACTGCGGGAGCGGACCTGGCGACGACCGTGTTTGCGCTATCGCAGCACTGCCAGCCTTTCCGGAGCAACCAACGCGGCGATTCGGCAGCTCGAAGGCGCGCGACTGATGCCAGGGGCCGTGGCTGCGGCAATCAACGTCTGGTCCGTGCACGTACGTGGGATACGACGTTCGTGGAAGCAGTGGGAGGCCGAGTTCACCTGTTCCTGCTGCGGTGCGGGCTGGGCCCGCGACCTGCTCGAAGACGTCGTGATGATGCTTCCACCGCACGCCGGGAGTGAAGTGCGCGCCCTCGTTGATGCCCTGGACGCCGTCCTGCTGCGCCGGAGCCTTCATGATCCGCGGACCTCGCCCGAACTACCGTGGTGGCACCGCCGATGCTAACCCAGCCGAACGATCGGCCCGCCGTGCCGGCCGATGCCGGCCGGAGGCCGCCAGCAGGCCGAGTGCGGCGGGCTGCGCCGCGCTTGCGCGGCGCCTTGATCCTAATGAGAACGTTTCGGCAGTGGCGTCGCTGGCAGGGTCCATCCGACGTCTCGTCTACAAGAACCGTGCGCTTCGTCTGCCTGCGTCCGCATCCGTCGCCCGCCTCGGCCGACCGTCACGCGACGCCGGGCGTGGGCGTCTTTGTTCCGGCTCGTAGCTGTCACCGTTGCTGTCGACAGTCCGCGCGGGCCAACGCCAGCGCCGATGAGGTGATTTCATTCGATCATGATGCAGCCCATACGCCGTGGCGCCTACCGGTTCTACGCCCATCGCCTCCGCGCCCAGCTGGCTGGGAAGTCGCTGCCACGGCACGTAGCAATGGTGATGGACGGGAACCGCCGGTGGGCCAGGCAGGCGGGCTTCGATGACCCCGGGGTGGGCCACCGGTACGGCGCGGAACACGTCCACGAGGTACTGGGCTGGTGTGCCGACATGGGCATCCATCACGTCACTCTGTTCATCGCCTCCGTCGACAACATGCGTAAACGGGCATCCGAAGAGGTGGAGAACCTGATGCGGATGATCGAGGAGGTCGTCGCGGAGCCGCTCCTCCGCCCGGCCAATCCCTGGCAGCTTCACCTGGCCGGCCGCGCGGACGTCCTACCCGACTCGACACGCCACGCCCTGAAACTCGCGGAAGACGCCACCCGCGAACGCGGTGCCGAGTTCCATCTCACAGTCGCCATCGGCTACGACGGCCGCGAGGAAATCGTCAGTGCAGTTCGTTCCCTGCTGGAACAGGAGGCACGAGCGGGCGCCACACTCGACGACGTCGCACAACGACTAACCGCCGACGCTCTCGCGGCGCACCTGTACACCGGCGGCCAACCCGACCCTGATCTGGTCATCCGCACGAGCGGAGAACGCCGCATGTCCGGGTTTCTGCTCTGGCAGGCCGCCTACTCCGAACTGTACTTCTGCGACGTGTACTGGCCCGGCTTCCGGAAGATCGACTTCCTGCGCGCCCTGCGCTCCTACTCGGCCCGCAGCCGACGATTCGGAGCGTGACAACCACATCCCCCTGCTCCCGGTTCCGTGGCACAACCGCAAAGACCGGCGACCGTCAGACGTTGAAGCGGAACTAAGTCCCCCGGCACGTCTACCTGCGGCAACAGCGGCTGACGCCTGCTCACATGCAGTCTTACGCTGCCATGGTTGGCCACTGTTTGACGACGTTTGACGGTGTCTCGTGCCCCCTGTGTGCCCCACGCCGCCATCACCGGCCCGCGACGCGGTCGAGCCTCGCCAGCCTGCCGTCGAGAGCCAACCAGACCTTCTCGCCAGCCAACCGACGGGCTCCCGGTGGATCTTCGGCCCTATTGCTGTCCGTGTGGGTGATATACCCTGCTGTGATGGTGGCGGGCGAGCTACGGCAGCAGACCGGCAGCATTGGCGTAGATAGAGCTAAGCGGTGGCTGAACTACTCGACCCGCGTCGCGTCGATCTACACAAACACTGACAAAGTGTTTAAAGACCTGCTGCATTTCCAGTGGCCCTATGGCGGTCAAGGCTTCAGCTTTGACATAGGGGGCAAGTTGCGCGGCGGCGATCTGCATGACAAGTCATTCATGGCGGAAGTCAAGGCATATCGCTACGAGATGGACTCAGCAACAGAGTATCGGAAATTCATCGCCGAATGCTACGTAGCATTTCAAGAAAAGCCCGACCGATGCGATAATCTGATATGGCTATCCTGGGCTCCCTTTCAAGCGCAGAGTTGGCACAAGCATCGGAGTGCAGAGTCCATCAAAAAACACCTTCTTCACGCCGACAACACCTTTCGGGTATTTGGAACAGAGTCAGCCGAGGAAGCGCATGGAAAATTAGACACGCAAGTAATATACGAATTAACCAATCGCTTGTGGCTGCTGACGCTCTGCGATGAGCAGGAGGGCCTAGTAATCACGAGCGACCACTACCAGCGGGTTATGGCGTTCATGGGCATCGGGGAGGAGTCCCAATGAGCGGCGAATTCAGCGCGGCTCTGCGTCATGCGCTAGATTTCGACACACCGGATCGGCGCATCGACTCCTTGAAAACCAGCGTCAGCAACTTCCTGCGATCCGGCGACCCGTCTGCCCGGGTCAGGAAGACTGAGTACTTCAACCACACTTTCGCGCCAGACCTAGTACTGACCTGGCCGGAGGAGAATCGGGAGAGGCTCGTCTTTCTGCGCACCGATCCAAACCCAGAATGGCTAGCAGCTGACCTTAAAATCATCGCACCCAGTCACCCAATCATGCTCACTCTGGACGACTCCGGATCCGGACAGGATTCAGCCGCTCACGAACGCTTGGTGATGGCTGCGAAAGAGGCTCGGGCCCTTATTACGAATCCGGATGCGATCGAGGAATTTGTGTCCCCTCGCGTCCCGATTACTTCGGTGCTTACGAACGCCGTCATCCGTGGTGGCCTGGGCCTAGTAGATGAGCAGGCCGCGAGGGGTGCGGCCGAATCAGCCATCGCGGGGTTCTCTGCTGCGGAGCATTTGGAGGCGGAGCCGATCAGGTCGGCGCTCGTAGCAGCCGAAGGCATGTTGGACGACGAGCAGGCCAACCGGTTCAGTCGTCTTTACCGGGCAGTCTGGGAGGGACAGGGCGGGACTCCTGAAAATTTCCCGTCCCATCGCAACCTGGCCGGCCCACTAACAGGCAGAGACCTTTCCCTTCTTCTTGCAACCCTCACAACTGATGATGTGCAATTCTGGCGCAGGATCGGGCGTAGCGTCCGACTCGAACAAGTAGTAGCCCTGGGGCCAGAATCAGGACCGAATCTAGGCCACCTAGTCGAAGCGAATTTGGATCGGTTGCTAGCACGTGGAGCGCGTGTCTTCGGCCAGAGCGGCGCGTCGAGCTCCGAGGGCCAGCGTGCGAACTGGGGAGTAGAAAAGGACTGTCTAGCACTGCGCGGTGACGGCTGGATTGCCTACTTCGCCGCCAGGTCTAACGACTTGCCTCCGCATGAGACACGACGCGGCGTGTCGGTTACTACCCTGATTGATGGCATCCGCCAGCTAGGAGTTCGCATGACGGATGTCAAAGTGCAGCAGGCCAACTTCGCCATCTCGATCCAAGCTGTAGGCAATGCCGACGTCGTCGACAGTCCAGACTTC encodes:
- a CDS encoding outer membrane protein assembly factor BamB family protein, translating into MKVLTAAAVLAATVAMPAAPAAAGGTGWWAMSGYLVSNSGFNPNESNVTVPTVPNLKLTYTGTPARTGQRAPVVADGLVYTQDDTGVTATDEGTGAQKWRFEPDLERFGSPSQLVHTAGRIVWAVNDSPAMPGADSTKIFVLDAATGTVVRDFHDEGVVTQILVDRDVVVVSGESRYSSDTRAYRLTDGQLLWQRNQYMKQPVSANGRVLVSGTGMGAGPLTSTIVDIGTGSIIHTTQDRDYRPLAADETGTKFYVAWGHSLQVLDATTGTLTWLASGLYPRFVVVTPTRLYVTSTEGTVSALNRSTGATIWSRSIPESQHQRAIIAGGVLYVTAKSDRVYTLNPVDGAPLKAPAFTGAVGQLVVTYGRVYVTDGTKLTVYGL
- the uppS gene encoding polyprenyl diphosphate synthase, with protein sequence MMQPIRRGAYRFYAHRLRAQLAGKSLPRHVAMVMDGNRRWARQAGFDDPGVGHRYGAEHVHEVLGWCADMGIHHVTLFIASVDNMRKRASEEVENLMRMIEEVVAEPLLRPANPWQLHLAGRADVLPDSTRHALKLAEDATRERGAEFHLTVAIGYDGREEIVSAVRSLLEQEARAGATLDDVAQRLTADALAAHLYTGGQPDPDLVIRTSGERRMSGFLLWQAAYSELYFCDVYWPGFRKIDFLRALRSYSARSRRFGA
- a CDS encoding SigE family RNA polymerase sigma factor, whose product is MQVTDDGFRAFVEVRYADLLRTAYLLTGSRHAAEDLVQSALMRLMRRWQQVNDPMAYVRRTMANERISLWHRFGSRELLAGMTDAWRLHAERGRSSDVAHDIAVRDEVLTALQGLPPRMRAVLVLRYWEDLPEAQIAQALGCSIGTVKSQASRGIARLRAVLQVSPVGSFPSDCQALPLDSQAPLDVAPVATKWRGVNDGR
- a CDS encoding ASCH domain-containing protein, with product MELDDLPAAEFAFPGPLRDQLVAAILSGAKTSTSSLVLGYERTDEPLPEVGQRSAVVDSAGRRVAVIETTDVRAVRLGDVDLRHALDEGEGYESVAQWRAGHETFWHSAEVRAELGDPGFTVDDDTPVLLQCFRLLHTV
- a CDS encoding SDR family NAD(P)-dependent oxidoreductase, encoding MRGLTDKVVLVTGGGYSPDQVGSGLGQSMCAELAKEGAKVVVSDLSLERANATVDRIRDAGGDAIGVAADVTDEASVHGMVSAAVDAYGHVDVLVNNAGVFGAYLPLLDIETSQWERVMEVDLKGVFLATKATLPHMLERGSGVVINVSSASGLVASEVGAEYTTAKHGVIGLTKQIAYDYGHRGIRAVGIGPGVIKTAAFEGAEITSDFPFYDLTMQAPAGRYGEPHEVARAVCFLASDDASFIHGHTIPVDGGSPIR
- a CDS encoding carboxymuconolactone decarboxylase family protein, yielding MSVQARMQNPTTLLPDAVKAINLLYKAAHSAGVPGSTLELVHLRASQINGCSACVDSGARNARKAGETEERLFALAAWRETPYFTDAERAALALAESATRLADRADPVPDEVWNEAARHFEEKELAALVLWLATTNFFNRLNATTRQPAPQHWG
- a CDS encoding contact-dependent growth inhibition system immunity protein, with the protein product MTTVEQLERDMWPDPGPDGTSLVRRCTELRRKPVAEFTIEDLRVMLGQRARMDNEL